A single region of the Mycobacterium lentiflavum genome encodes:
- a CDS encoding endolytic transglycosylase MltG gives MVDSARDERAEPTAVGPPRHRASRMARIKAERGRRRRRLAGRIIVGVLVVIVVAAVFVGSKMWHTVFGAGDDYSGDGKRDIVIQIQAGDSTTMVGETLHNQGVIKTVRAFINAAHGNAAITSIQPGFYRMRTEIPADSAVTRLTDPGNRVGKLVIPEGRQLDDTTDMKTNKGNPGILTLISRATCVDLDGNKHCVSVEDLRAAAGNTPPNVLSVPVWAIQPVTELGTDHRRLEGLIAPGTFNVDPSASPQNILANLISAGAATYMQSGLVDSAQAMKLSPYDILVVASLVQQESNSQDFAKVAQVIYNRLNAHHTLEFDSTVNYPLDRREVATSDADRAQKTPWNTYVSPGLPATAICSPGIDALHAAEHPEPGDWLYFVTIDAQGTTLFTKDYKQHLANIELAKHNGVLDSTPR, from the coding sequence ATGGTGGATAGCGCGCGGGACGAACGGGCCGAGCCGACCGCGGTCGGTCCACCCCGGCACCGAGCCAGCCGGATGGCCCGGATCAAGGCCGAACGCGGGCGCCGGCGGCGCCGTCTCGCCGGCCGCATCATCGTGGGCGTGCTCGTCGTGATCGTGGTGGCCGCGGTGTTCGTCGGCTCCAAGATGTGGCACACGGTGTTCGGCGCCGGCGACGACTACAGCGGAGACGGCAAGCGCGACATCGTGATTCAGATACAGGCCGGCGACTCGACGACGATGGTCGGCGAGACGCTGCACAACCAGGGAGTGATCAAGACCGTCCGGGCTTTCATCAACGCCGCGCACGGCAACGCCGCGATCACCTCGATCCAGCCGGGCTTCTACCGGATGCGCACCGAAATCCCGGCCGATTCGGCCGTCACGCGGCTGACCGACCCCGGCAACCGGGTGGGCAAGCTCGTCATTCCGGAAGGGCGTCAGCTTGACGACACCACCGACATGAAGACCAACAAGGGCAACCCGGGAATCCTGACGCTGATCTCCCGCGCCACCTGCGTGGACCTCGACGGCAACAAGCACTGCGTCTCGGTGGAGGACCTGCGTGCGGCGGCGGGCAACACCCCGCCCAACGTGTTGTCGGTGCCGGTCTGGGCGATTCAGCCGGTCACCGAGCTGGGCACCGACCACCGCCGCCTGGAGGGGCTGATCGCGCCGGGAACCTTTAACGTTGATCCGTCGGCTTCGCCACAGAACATACTGGCCAACCTGATCAGCGCGGGGGCCGCGACGTACATGCAGTCCGGGCTGGTGGACAGCGCGCAGGCCATGAAGCTGTCGCCCTACGACATCCTTGTGGTGGCCTCGCTGGTGCAGCAGGAATCCAACTCGCAGGACTTCGCGAAGGTGGCGCAGGTCATCTACAACCGCCTGAACGCCCACCACACGCTGGAGTTCGACTCGACGGTGAACTATCCGCTGGACCGCCGCGAGGTCGCCACCAGCGATGCCGACCGGGCGCAGAAGACGCCGTGGAACACCTACGTCTCACCGGGTCTGCCCGCCACGGCGATCTGCTCGCCCGGCATCGACGCGCTGCATGCCGCCGAGCATCCCGAGCCGGGTGACTGGTTGTACTTCGTCACGATCGATGCCCAGGGGACCACACTGTTCACCAAGGACTACAAGCAGCATTTGGCCAACATCGAGCTGGCTAAGCACAACGGTGTCCTCGACAGCACGCCCCGCTGA
- a CDS encoding shikimate dehydrogenase, with amino-acid sequence MSSTARPADAGPRKAAVLGSPIAHSKSPQLHLAAYHALGLNGWTYERIECSAEELPGVVGGLGPEWVGVSVTAPDKFAALEFADERTERAEQVGSANTLVRTPHGWRADNTDIDGVAGAIASIGGASGRALVCGSGGTAPAAVVGLAQLGVSGITVVARNPEKAARLVDLGTRIGVPTRFCGLGASDDRALTAEVATAEVLVSTIPAEVASRYAGAFAPIPVLLDAVYDPWPTPLAVGVAGAGGRVINGLQMLLHQAFAQVEQFTGLPAPREAMTCALAALD; translated from the coding sequence GTGTCCTCGACAGCACGCCCCGCTGACGCGGGCCCGCGAAAGGCGGCCGTGCTCGGCTCGCCGATCGCCCATTCCAAATCCCCGCAACTGCATCTGGCCGCCTATCACGCACTGGGCCTGAACGGCTGGACCTACGAACGCATCGAGTGCAGCGCCGAGGAGTTGCCGGGCGTCGTCGGCGGGTTAGGGCCGGAGTGGGTCGGCGTGTCGGTGACCGCGCCGGACAAATTCGCCGCGCTGGAGTTCGCCGACGAGCGCACCGAACGCGCCGAGCAGGTGGGATCGGCCAACACCCTGGTGCGCACACCGCACGGCTGGCGGGCCGACAACACCGACATCGACGGCGTCGCGGGGGCGATCGCGTCGATAGGGGGAGCCTCGGGACGGGCACTGGTCTGTGGATCGGGTGGCACCGCGCCGGCGGCCGTCGTGGGCTTGGCGCAGCTCGGCGTCAGCGGCATCACCGTCGTGGCGCGCAACCCAGAGAAGGCGGCCCGGTTGGTGGACCTGGGAACTCGGATCGGCGTGCCGACCCGGTTCTGCGGGTTGGGTGCCTCCGACGATCGGGCGCTGACCGCCGAGGTCGCGACCGCGGAGGTGCTGGTCAGCACAATTCCGGCCGAGGTGGCGTCGCGGTATGCCGGCGCTTTCGCGCCGATCCCGGTGCTGCTGGACGCCGTCTACGACCCGTGGCCCACCCCGCTGGCCGTGGGGGTGGCCGGCGCGGGCGGGCGGGTGATCAACGGCCTGCAGATGCTGCTGCACCAGGCCTTCGCGCAGGTAGAGCAGTTCACCGGGCTGCCCGCCCCCCGCGAAGCGATGACTTGCGCGTTGGCCGCCCTGGACTAG
- a CDS encoding A24 family peptidase, which yields MRATAGAVVVVWLLVLSCYDVRQRRLPNLLTLPGAGVILVAACWGGRGAFALAGAAALATLYLLVHLISPAGMGAGDVKLAIGVGGLAGCFGAAAWFLAALAAPLLTALLGVAWRGGASVPHGPSMCLATAGAAGLALLG from the coding sequence GTGCGGGCAACAGCGGGGGCGGTAGTGGTGGTCTGGCTGCTCGTGCTGAGCTGCTACGACGTGCGGCAACGCCGACTGCCCAACCTGCTGACGCTGCCCGGCGCCGGCGTGATCCTGGTGGCCGCATGCTGGGGTGGACGCGGCGCGTTCGCGCTGGCCGGAGCCGCGGCACTGGCGACGCTGTATCTGCTGGTGCACCTGATCTCGCCGGCCGGGATGGGAGCCGGCGACGTGAAGCTGGCGATCGGCGTGGGCGGGCTGGCCGGCTGTTTCGGCGCCGCGGCGTGGTTTCTGGCGGCGCTGGCGGCACCGCTGCTGACCGCGCTGCTGGGGGTGGCGTGGCGCGGCGGCGCCTCGGTGCCGCACGGTCCGTCGATGTGCCTGGCGACCGCGGGCGCGGCGGGATTGGCTCTGCTCGGCTGA
- the aroC gene encoding chorismate synthase produces the protein MLRWITAGESHGRALVAVVEGMVAGVEVTSTEIGDQLARRRLGYGRGARMQFERDAVTVLAGVRHGVTLGGPIAIEIGNTEWPKWETVMAADPVDPAELADIARNAPLTRPRPGHADYAGMLKYGFDDARPVLERASARETAARVAAGTVARSFLRQALGVEVLSHVIAIGPSQPYDGPPPGPGDLAAIDASPVRAFDKAAEQAMIAEIEAAKKDGDTLGGVVEVVALGLPVGLGSFTSGDNRLDSQLAAAVMGIQAIKGVEIGDGFATARRRGSQAHDEMYPGPDGVIRSTNRAGGLEGGMTNGQALRVRAAMKPISTVPRALATVDMATGDEAVAIHQRSDVCAVPAAGVVVETMVALVLARAALEKFGGDSLTETRRNIEAYQRAVAEHETPAARAEASG, from the coding sequence GTGTTGCGTTGGATCACCGCCGGGGAGTCCCATGGCCGCGCGCTGGTAGCCGTGGTCGAAGGCATGGTTGCGGGTGTGGAGGTCACCTCCACCGAAATCGGCGACCAGCTGGCCCGGCGCCGGCTCGGCTACGGCCGGGGCGCCCGGATGCAGTTCGAGCGTGACGCGGTGACCGTGCTGGCCGGGGTGCGCCACGGCGTGACCCTGGGCGGGCCGATCGCCATCGAGATCGGCAACACCGAGTGGCCGAAGTGGGAAACCGTGATGGCCGCCGACCCGGTCGACCCGGCCGAGCTGGCCGATATCGCGCGCAACGCGCCGCTCACCCGGCCGCGGCCCGGGCACGCGGACTACGCCGGCATGCTCAAGTACGGCTTCGACGACGCCCGCCCGGTGCTGGAGCGCGCCAGCGCGCGCGAGACCGCCGCCCGCGTCGCGGCGGGAACCGTCGCCCGGTCGTTTCTGCGCCAGGCGCTGGGCGTCGAGGTGCTCTCGCACGTGATCGCGATCGGCCCGTCGCAGCCCTACGACGGGCCGCCGCCCGGACCCGGCGACCTGGCGGCGATCGACGCCAGCCCGGTGCGCGCCTTCGACAAGGCCGCCGAGCAGGCGATGATCGCCGAGATCGAGGCCGCCAAGAAGGACGGCGACACCCTCGGCGGGGTGGTGGAAGTCGTGGCGCTCGGCCTGCCGGTCGGCCTGGGCTCGTTCACCAGCGGCGACAACCGTCTGGACAGCCAGCTGGCCGCCGCCGTGATGGGCATTCAGGCGATTAAGGGTGTGGAGATCGGCGACGGCTTTGCGACCGCGCGCCGCCGCGGCAGCCAGGCCCACGACGAGATGTATCCGGGGCCCGACGGCGTGATCCGCTCGACCAACCGGGCCGGCGGCCTGGAGGGCGGCATGACCAACGGCCAGGCGCTGCGGGTGCGGGCCGCGATGAAGCCGATCTCGACGGTGCCGCGGGCGCTGGCCACCGTCGACATGGCCACCGGTGACGAGGCCGTCGCCATCCACCAGCGCTCCGACGTGTGCGCGGTGCCGGCCGCCGGCGTCGTCGTCGAGACCATGGTGGCGCTGGTGCTGGCCCGGGCCGCGCTGGAGAAGTTCGGCGGCGATTCGCTGACCGAAACCCGGCGCAACATCGAGGCCTACCAGCGCGCGGTCGCCGAGCACGAGACGCCGGCCGCGCGCGCCGAGGCGTCCGGGTAG
- a CDS encoding shikimate kinase produces the protein MTPRAVLVGLPGSGKSTIGRRLSKAMGVGYVDTDVLIEQQTGRTIADIFATDGEQEFRRIEEDVVRAALATHDGVVSLGGGAVTTAGVCDALAGHTVIYLEIGAREGVRRTGGTSARPLLAGGNRAEKYRALMAQRIPLYRRVATIRVDTNRRNPGAVVRYIMSRLPLQTTEQPATPGAADSSKATT, from the coding sequence GTGACCCCAAGGGCGGTACTCGTCGGATTGCCGGGCTCGGGCAAGTCGACCATCGGGCGCCGGCTGTCCAAGGCGATGGGCGTCGGCTACGTCGACACCGACGTACTGATCGAGCAGCAGACCGGCCGCACCATCGCCGACATCTTCGCCACCGACGGGGAACAGGAATTCCGCCGCATCGAGGAAGACGTGGTGCGTGCGGCGCTGGCCACCCACGACGGCGTCGTGTCACTCGGCGGCGGTGCGGTCACCACGGCGGGGGTGTGCGACGCGCTCGCCGGCCACACCGTCATCTACCTGGAGATCGGCGCCCGCGAAGGCGTGCGGCGCACCGGCGGCACCTCCGCGCGACCCCTGCTGGCCGGCGGAAACCGGGCCGAGAAATACCGCGCCTTGATGGCGCAACGAATTCCGCTGTACCGGCGCGTCGCGACCATCCGGGTCGACACCAACCGCCGCAACCCCGGGGCGGTGGTGCGCTACATCATGTCCCGGCTGCCCCTGCAAACCACCGAACAGCCGGCCACGCCCGGCGCCGCGGATTCCAGCAAGGCAACCACATGA
- the aroB gene encoding 3-dehydroquinate synthase: MTQPTPPVTVQVAVDPPYPVVIGTGLLTELGELLGNRHRVAILHQPVLAQTAEAIRGYLADMGVDAHRIEIPDAEAGKELPVVGFIWEVLGRIGIDRKDALVSLGGGAATDVAGFAAATWLRGVSIVHVPTTLLGMVDAAVGGKTGINTEAGKNLVGAFHQPLAVLVDLATLETLPHNEIAAGMAEVVKAGFIADPVILDLIEADPQAALDPKGDVLPELIRRAIAVKAEVVAADEKESELREILNYGHTLAHAIERRERYQWRHGAAVSVGLVFAAELARLTGRLDDDTAARHRAILTSLGLPVSYDPDALPQLLEYMAGDKKSRAGVLRFVVLDGLAKPGRLVGPDPGLLVTAYAGVCAP; the protein is encoded by the coding sequence ATGACACAACCCACCCCACCGGTCACCGTGCAGGTGGCCGTCGACCCGCCGTACCCGGTGGTGATCGGCACCGGATTGCTCACCGAGCTGGGCGAATTGCTCGGCAACCGGCACCGGGTCGCGATCCTGCACCAGCCGGTGTTGGCGCAGACCGCCGAGGCGATCCGCGGCTACCTGGCCGACATGGGCGTCGACGCGCACCGTATCGAAATCCCGGACGCCGAGGCCGGAAAAGAATTGCCGGTCGTCGGCTTCATCTGGGAAGTGTTGGGCCGCATCGGAATTGATCGCAAGGACGCGCTGGTCAGTCTCGGCGGCGGCGCGGCCACCGATGTCGCGGGTTTCGCGGCGGCCACCTGGCTGCGCGGCGTTTCGATCGTGCACGTGCCGACCACGCTGCTGGGCATGGTCGACGCGGCGGTGGGCGGCAAGACCGGCATCAACACCGAGGCGGGCAAGAACCTGGTCGGCGCCTTTCATCAGCCGCTGGCCGTCCTGGTCGACCTGGCCACCCTGGAAACGTTGCCGCACAACGAAATAGCCGCCGGAATGGCCGAAGTCGTGAAGGCCGGGTTCATCGCCGACCCGGTGATCCTCGACCTGATCGAGGCCGACCCGCAGGCGGCGCTGGACCCGAAGGGTGACGTGCTGCCGGAGCTGATCCGTCGCGCGATCGCCGTCAAGGCCGAGGTGGTCGCCGCCGACGAAAAGGAATCCGAGCTGCGCGAGATCCTGAACTACGGCCACACTTTGGCACACGCGATCGAGCGCCGGGAGCGCTACCAGTGGCGGCACGGCGCCGCGGTTTCGGTGGGCTTGGTGTTCGCTGCCGAACTCGCCCGGCTCACCGGCCGGCTCGACGACGACACCGCCGCGCGCCATCGCGCCATCCTGACCTCGCTGGGGCTGCCGGTCAGCTACGACCCCGACGCACTGCCCCAACTGCTGGAATACATGGCCGGAGACAAGAAGTCGCGCGCCGGTGTGCTGCGGTTCGTGGTCCTCGACGGGCTGGCGAAGCCGGGCCGGTTGGTCGGACCGGACCCGGGTCTGCTGGTGACCGCCTACGCGGGAGTGTGTGCGCCGTGA
- the aroQ gene encoding type II 3-dehydroquinate dehydratase: MTSTVNVINGPNLGRLGRREPEVYGDTTHDQLATLVEREAAALGLKAVVRQSDSEAELLDWIHAAADAGEPVILNAGGLTHTSVALRDACAELRAPLIEVHISNVHAREEFRRHSYLSPVATGVIVGLGVEGYLLALRYLAKG; encoded by the coding sequence GTGACCAGCACAGTCAACGTCATCAACGGCCCCAACCTGGGCCGGCTGGGCCGCCGCGAACCCGAGGTCTACGGCGACACCACGCACGATCAGCTGGCCACGCTCGTCGAACGCGAGGCCGCCGCGCTCGGTCTCAAAGCCGTTGTGCGGCAAAGCGATAGCGAAGCCGAATTGCTGGACTGGATACACGCGGCCGCCGATGCGGGGGAGCCGGTGATTCTCAATGCCGGCGGCCTGACCCACACCTCGGTGGCGTTGCGTGATGCCTGCGCCGAACTGCGGGCGCCGCTGATCGAGGTGCACATCTCCAATGTGCATGCGCGCGAAGAGTTTCGGCGTCACTCATATCTGAGCCCGGTGGCGACCGGAGTGATCGTCGGGCTGGGCGTCGAAGGCTACCTGCTGGCGCTGCGCTACCTGGCGAAAGGCTAG
- a CDS encoding B-4DMT family transporter: protein MSNWMVRGLAFAGLMVVVRLFQGAIINVWQTQAALVSVVLLLLFVIAVGVWGVMDGRADAKAHADPDRRADLAMTWLLAGLFAGIVSGAVSWLIALFYKGLYTGGLINEVTTFAAFTALCVFLPGIIGVAVGRWRIDRNPPADRGAGADEERADTDVFTAASADEAPTGEVPVPHPGAQAQTSAVATAEREAPTETIRTDDAKTEVIPTRADDTKTEVIRTESDPKHASPESEWPSSQWGKKD from the coding sequence ATGAGTAACTGGATGGTGCGTGGATTGGCGTTCGCTGGGCTGATGGTCGTCGTCCGGTTGTTCCAGGGGGCGATCATCAACGTGTGGCAGACGCAGGCCGCACTGGTCAGTGTCGTACTGCTGCTGCTGTTCGTCATCGCCGTGGGCGTGTGGGGGGTGATGGACGGCCGGGCCGACGCGAAAGCCCACGCGGATCCGGATCGCCGTGCGGATCTGGCGATGACCTGGCTACTGGCGGGCCTGTTCGCCGGGATCGTGAGCGGGGCCGTCTCCTGGCTCATCGCGCTGTTCTACAAGGGCCTCTACACCGGGGGCTTGATCAACGAGGTGACGACGTTCGCGGCGTTCACCGCGCTGTGCGTCTTCTTGCCCGGCATCATCGGCGTGGCCGTCGGCCGCTGGCGGATCGACCGCAATCCCCCGGCCGACCGCGGCGCCGGAGCGGACGAGGAACGGGCTGACACCGACGTGTTCACCGCCGCCAGCGCCGACGAGGCGCCGACCGGCGAGGTCCCCGTGCCGCACCCCGGAGCCCAGGCCCAGACGTCGGCGGTGGCCACCGCCGAGCGGGAGGCGCCCACCGAGACGATCCGTACGGATGACGCCAAAACCGAGGTGATCCCGACCCGCGCGGACGACACCAAAACCGAGGTGATCCGCACCGAGTCCGACCCGAAGCATGCGAGCCCGGAATCCGAATGGCCGAGTTCGCAGTGGGGGAAGAAGGACTAG
- a CDS encoding M24 family metallopeptidase, with the protein MTHSQRRDNLKRQIEASGLDAMLVTDLINVRYLSGFSGSNGALLVFADDRDAILATDGRYRTQAAAQAPDLEVAIERAVGRHLAGQAAEAGVSKLGFESNVVTVDGFDALTKEVGEHGGATELVRAAGMVEALREIKDAGEVALLRLACEAADAALKDLVARGGLRPGRTEREVSRELEALMLDHGADAVSFETIVAAGPNSAIPHHRPTDAVLADGDFVKIDFGALVAGYHSDMTRTFVLGKAADWQLELYALVAESQRAGREALRPGADLREVDGAARQVIVDAGYGEQFSHGLGHGVGLEIHEAPGIGATSSGTLLAGSVVTVEPGVYLPGRGGVRIEDTLVVAAAGSPTSGQTAELLTRYPKELAILA; encoded by the coding sequence GTGACACATTCCCAGCGTCGAGACAATCTAAAACGCCAGATCGAGGCCAGTGGGCTGGACGCGATGCTGGTCACGGACCTGATCAACGTGCGTTATCTGTCAGGTTTCTCCGGATCCAACGGCGCGTTGCTGGTCTTCGCCGATGATCGCGACGCCATTTTGGCCACCGATGGCCGTTATCGCACCCAGGCCGCCGCGCAGGCGCCCGACCTCGAGGTCGCCATCGAGCGGGCCGTCGGGCGCCATCTGGCGGGGCAGGCGGCCGAGGCGGGCGTGTCCAAGCTGGGGTTCGAAAGCAATGTGGTCACGGTGGACGGCTTCGACGCCCTGACCAAAGAGGTCGGCGAGCACGGCGGCGCGACCGAGCTGGTGCGGGCCGCCGGAATGGTCGAGGCGCTGCGCGAGATCAAGGACGCGGGCGAAGTGGCGCTGCTGCGGCTGGCCTGCGAGGCCGCCGACGCCGCACTGAAAGACCTGGTGGCGCGCGGCGGCTTGCGCCCCGGCCGCACCGAGCGTGAGGTGAGCCGCGAGCTCGAGGCCCTGATGCTCGATCACGGCGCCGACGCCGTCTCGTTCGAGACGATCGTGGCCGCCGGACCGAATTCGGCGATCCCGCACCACCGGCCGACCGACGCGGTTCTCGCCGACGGCGATTTCGTCAAGATCGACTTCGGCGCGCTGGTCGCGGGCTATCACTCCGACATGACCCGCACCTTCGTGCTGGGCAAGGCCGCTGACTGGCAGCTGGAGCTCTATGCGCTGGTCGCCGAGTCACAGCGGGCCGGTCGTGAGGCGCTGCGGCCGGGCGCCGATCTGCGTGAGGTGGACGGCGCCGCGCGCCAGGTGATCGTCGACGCCGGGTACGGCGAACAGTTCAGCCACGGATTGGGTCACGGGGTGGGCCTGGAGATCCACGAAGCACCGGGAATCGGCGCGACGTCGTCGGGGACGTTGCTGGCCGGTTCGGTGGTGACGGTGGAGCCCGGCGTCTACCTGCCGGGCCGGGGCGGCGTCCGCATCGAGGACACCTTGGTCGTCGCCGCAGCCGGGTCACCGACCAGCGGTCAGACCGCGGAGCTGCTGACCCGGTACCCCAAAGAGTTGGCCATTCTGGCGTAG
- the efp gene encoding elongation factor P has product MASTADFKNGLVLVIDGQLWQIIEFQHVKPGKGPAFVRTKLKNVLSGKVVDKTYNAGVKVDTATVDRRDATYLYRDGSDFVFMDSQDYEQHPLPESLVGDAARFLLEGLPVQVAFHNGAPLYLELPVSVELVVTHTEPGLQGDRSSAGTKPATVETGAELQVPLFINTGDKLKVDSRDGSYLGRVNA; this is encoded by the coding sequence GTGGCATCGACTGCCGACTTCAAGAACGGACTGGTGCTGGTGATCGACGGCCAGCTGTGGCAGATCATCGAGTTTCAGCACGTCAAGCCGGGCAAAGGCCCGGCCTTCGTCCGCACCAAGCTGAAGAACGTGCTCTCGGGCAAGGTCGTCGACAAGACCTACAACGCCGGCGTGAAGGTGGACACCGCCACGGTCGACCGCCGCGACGCCACCTACCTGTACCGCGACGGCTCGGACTTCGTGTTCATGGACAGCCAGGACTACGAACAGCACCCGCTGCCGGAATCGCTGGTGGGCGACGCCGCCCGGTTCCTATTGGAGGGCCTGCCGGTGCAGGTGGCCTTCCACAACGGCGCACCGCTGTACCTTGAGCTGCCGGTGTCGGTCGAACTCGTCGTCACCCACACCGAACCGGGCCTGCAGGGCGACCGGTCCAGCGCCGGCACCAAGCCCGCGACCGTGGAGACCGGTGCGGAACTCCAGGTGCCGTTGTTCATCAACACCGGCGACAAGCTGAAGGTGGATTCGCGCGACGGCAGCTACCTGGGTCGGGTCAACGCCTGA
- the nusB gene encoding transcription antitermination factor NusB, with the protein MPDAKSPRPSKGRHHARKRAVDLLFEAEARGLSPVEAADVRVALAESNPDVKALHPYTVAVAHGVGDQFAHIDDLISTHLQGWTLDRLPAVDRAILRVAVWELLYAEDVPEPVAVDEAVQLAKELSTDDSPGFVNGVLGQVMLVTPQIRAAAKALRGAAAAAAATTPETPDPPS; encoded by the coding sequence ATGCCGGACGCGAAATCGCCGAGGCCCAGCAAAGGACGCCACCATGCGCGTAAGCGCGCGGTGGACTTGCTGTTCGAAGCCGAGGCTCGTGGCCTGAGCCCGGTCGAGGCGGCCGACGTGCGGGTCGCGCTGGCGGAATCCAACCCCGACGTCAAGGCACTGCACCCGTACACCGTCGCGGTGGCGCACGGCGTCGGCGACCAGTTCGCCCACATCGACGACCTGATCAGCACCCACCTGCAGGGCTGGACCCTGGACCGGCTGCCCGCGGTCGACCGCGCGATCCTGCGAGTCGCGGTGTGGGAGCTGCTCTACGCCGAGGACGTGCCGGAACCGGTCGCGGTCGACGAGGCCGTGCAGCTGGCCAAGGAGTTGTCCACCGACGACTCACCGGGCTTCGTCAACGGCGTCCTGGGCCAGGTCATGCTGGTGACGCCGCAGATCCGGGCCGCCGCGAAGGCCCTGCGAGGAGCCGCCGCAGCGGCTGCGGCCACCACACCGGAGACCCCCGACCCACCGTCATGA
- a CDS encoding antitermination protein NusB, with translation MTRLEFRVFVAALLAATVVLGAVICAAYGWTIVASVLAIYALGVGAWLHHSIERLIVARRISTVRTAAKPLQPLLPVMAAIMGLTQAVVRSLSDVGDLPARRWELPRRRVVDSDETDR, from the coding sequence ATGACCCGCCTGGAATTCCGCGTCTTCGTCGCCGCCTTGCTGGCTGCGACCGTGGTGCTGGGTGCGGTGATCTGTGCAGCGTATGGGTGGACCATCGTCGCCTCGGTGCTCGCGATCTACGCGCTGGGCGTGGGTGCCTGGCTGCATCACTCGATCGAGCGCCTGATCGTCGCCCGCCGCATCAGCACGGTGCGGACGGCGGCCAAGCCGCTGCAGCCGTTGTTGCCGGTGATGGCCGCGATCATGGGGCTCACTCAGGCGGTGGTGCGCTCGCTCAGCGACGTCGGCGACCTGCCGGCGCGACGGTGGGAGTTGCCTCGCCGGCGAGTCGTGGACAGCGACGAGACCGACCGCTGA